A single Bacillus mesophilus DNA region contains:
- a CDS encoding PadR family transcriptional regulator, with translation MADTTQMLKGILDGCLLAIIKDGEIYGYELAAKLESYGFNSFSEGTIYPLLLRMQKEGLVSTTLRKSTAGPKRKYYSLTEKGERELTLFTKRWEKLSFTVNNVLNKRGI, from the coding sequence ATGGCAGATACTACTCAGATGTTAAAAGGAATTTTAGATGGTTGTCTTTTAGCAATCATTAAAGATGGAGAAATTTATGGATATGAATTGGCAGCGAAGTTAGAATCTTATGGGTTTAATTCCTTTAGTGAAGGGACCATTTATCCTTTATTACTACGTATGCAAAAAGAAGGATTAGTAAGTACCACTTTAAGAAAATCAACTGCTGGACCTAAAAGGAAATATTACTCATTAACTGAAAAAGGTGAAAGAGAATTAACGTTATTTACTAAACGTTGGGAAAAGTTAAGTTTCACTGTTAACAATGTGTTAAATAAAAGGGGGATTTAA